One region of Micromonospora ureilytica genomic DNA includes:
- a CDS encoding aldo/keto reductase, with amino-acid sequence MEQRSFNRLGRTVGAVGLGAWQLGADWGTVSEDDAMAVLAAAVDAGVTFLDTADVYGDGRSEQLIGRFLRTRPDAGLTVATKMGRRVEQRPEAYTLANFRQWTDRSRANLGMDTLDLVQLHCPPTAVFSSDEVFDGLDTLVAEKAIAGYGVSVETCDQALTAIARPGVASVQIILNAVRHKPLERVLPAAAAAGVGIIARVPLASGLLSGRYDEHTEFPADDHRNYNRQGAAFDVGETFSGVDFDRGLAAVRRLAPLVDADRTMAQFALRWVLDQAGVTVVIPGARDADQARRNAAAAALSPLTDEQLAAVRETYDELIRPQVHDRW; translated from the coding sequence ATGGAACAGCGTAGCTTCAACCGGCTCGGCCGGACCGTTGGCGCGGTCGGCCTGGGCGCGTGGCAACTCGGCGCCGACTGGGGCACCGTCAGCGAGGACGACGCGATGGCGGTGCTCGCCGCCGCCGTGGACGCCGGGGTCACCTTCCTCGACACCGCCGACGTGTACGGCGACGGCCGCAGCGAGCAGCTGATCGGCCGCTTCCTGCGCACCCGACCCGACGCCGGGCTGACCGTCGCCACCAAGATGGGCCGCCGCGTCGAGCAGCGGCCGGAGGCGTACACCCTGGCCAACTTCCGGCAGTGGACCGACCGCTCCCGGGCCAACCTGGGAATGGACACCCTGGACCTGGTCCAGTTGCACTGCCCGCCCACCGCGGTCTTCTCCTCCGACGAGGTCTTCGACGGCCTGGACACCCTCGTCGCCGAGAAGGCCATCGCCGGGTACGGGGTCAGCGTCGAGACCTGCGACCAGGCCCTCACCGCGATCGCCCGACCGGGGGTGGCGAGCGTCCAGATCATCCTCAACGCGGTCCGCCACAAGCCCCTGGAGCGTGTGCTACCGGCCGCGGCGGCAGCCGGTGTCGGCATCATCGCCCGCGTGCCGCTCGCCAGCGGCCTGCTCTCCGGCCGCTACGACGAGCACACCGAGTTCCCCGCCGACGACCACCGCAACTACAACCGGCAGGGCGCGGCCTTCGACGTCGGCGAGACGTTCTCCGGAGTCGACTTCGACAGGGGTCTGGCCGCCGTACGCCGGCTGGCCCCGCTTGTCGACGCGGACCGCACGATGGCGCAGTTCGCGCTGCGCTGGGTGTTGGACCAGGCCGGCGTCACAGTGGTCATCCCCGGTGCCCGCGACGCTGACCAGGCCCGACGCAACGCCGCCGCGGCGGCCCTGTCCCCGCTCACCGACGAGCAGTTGGCAGCCGTGCGCGAGACCTACGACGAGCTGATCCGCCCGCAGGTGCACGACCGGTGGTGA
- a CDS encoding cold-shock protein: protein MAQGTVKWFNADKGFGFITVDGGGADVFVHFSAIQTSGYRSLEENQRVEFEIAQGQKGPQAEQVRPI, encoded by the coding sequence ATGGCTCAGGGAACCGTGAAGTGGTTCAACGCTGACAAGGGCTTCGGCTTCATCACCGTCGATGGTGGGGGTGCTGACGTGTTCGTCCACTTCTCGGCCATCCAGACCAGCGGCTACCGCTCGCTGGAGGAGAACCAGCGGGTGGAGTTCGAGATTGCTCAGGGTCAGAAGGGCCCGCAGGCTGAGCAGGTCCGTCCCATCTGA
- a CDS encoding DUF4235 domain-containing protein has protein sequence MSKSIGRVAYRPVGVLLGIAAGTVAGAIFRQVWKATAGDGEAPNATDEDRGWGEILAAAALQGAIFAVVRAAVDRGGAVGVRRMTGSWPD, from the coding sequence GTGAGTAAGAGCATCGGCAGGGTCGCATACCGGCCGGTCGGCGTGCTGTTGGGTATCGCCGCGGGCACTGTGGCCGGGGCGATCTTCCGGCAGGTCTGGAAGGCCACCGCGGGCGACGGTGAGGCGCCCAACGCGACCGACGAGGATCGCGGCTGGGGCGAGATCCTGGCCGCCGCGGCGTTGCAGGGCGCCATCTTCGCGGTCGTCCGGGCCGCCGTGGACCGGGGCGGCGCGGTCGGCGTCCGCCGGATGACCGGCAGCTGGCCGGACTGA
- a CDS encoding DUF3618 domain-containing protein, translating into MTGNGTGDTEALREEIRRTRVELGETMEALAAKADVKARLKESAEQAKERMREQAAQTVARVRGQAARGAGMARAQAYEKGELVRAQAYDKGELVRRNPVPWAAIAAGAVATVVVLMIVRGRRR; encoded by the coding sequence ATGACCGGTAACGGGACCGGCGACACGGAGGCCCTCCGCGAGGAGATCCGTCGTACCCGGGTCGAGTTGGGCGAGACGATGGAGGCGTTGGCCGCGAAGGCCGACGTCAAAGCGCGTCTCAAGGAGTCCGCCGAGCAGGCCAAGGAGCGGATGCGTGAGCAGGCGGCGCAGACCGTCGCCCGGGTTCGCGGGCAGGCCGCGCGTGGCGCCGGGATGGCGCGGGCGCAGGCGTACGAGAAGGGCGAGTTGGTACGCGCACAGGCGTACGACAAGGGTGAGTTGGTGCGCCGCAACCCGGTGCCGTGGGCGGCCATCGCGGCCGGTGCGGTGGCCACCGTGGTGGTGCTGATGATCGTGCGGGGGAGGCGTAGGTGA
- a CDS encoding phage holin family protein, with translation MADVAKARTSPNGSEPSTAELVQRATEQISRLVRDELTLARAELTQKGKHAGIGIGLFGGGGALAFFGLGALVATAILLLDLVLPAWAAALIVAVACFLVAGILALVGKKQVSRAVPPVPAATVRSLRADMDTVTAAVKDRGRQ, from the coding sequence ATGGCTGACGTGGCGAAAGCCCGCACATCCCCGAACGGGAGCGAGCCCTCCACCGCCGAGTTGGTGCAGCGGGCCACCGAGCAGATCTCCCGCCTCGTACGGGACGAACTGACGCTGGCCCGCGCGGAGTTGACCCAGAAGGGTAAGCACGCGGGCATCGGGATCGGCCTGTTCGGCGGCGGTGGCGCGCTCGCGTTCTTCGGTCTGGGCGCGCTGGTCGCCACGGCGATCCTGCTGCTCGACCTGGTGTTGCCCGCCTGGGCCGCGGCGCTGATCGTGGCGGTGGCCTGCTTCCTGGTGGCCGGCATCCTCGCCCTGGTGGGCAAGAAGCAGGTCAGCCGTGCCGTCCCGCCGGTGCCGGCGGCCACGGTCCGTAGCCTCCGGGCAGACATGGACACCGTCACCGCCGCGGTGAAGGACAGGGGGCGGCAATGA
- a CDS encoding mechanosensitive ion channel family protein, translated as MQNYLETAVAALVAAAVALFLVEVVHRMTRRFGRRSLLLTELTDHAHRPFQVAATVLAVQFAVRFSTGYAVGESWRRLLLHLLILGVIATMAWLVAGLLIVVEDTALARFRVDVPDNRHARRVRTQVVMLRRLTIAVIVILTVGVMLMTFPSVRGIGAGVLTSAGVFGVVAALAAQSLLGNVFAGLQLAFSDAVRLDDVVVVEGEWGRIEELTLSYVVVQIWDDRRLILPTSYFTSKPFQNWTRTEAAVLGTAEFDVDWAVPVQTMREELRRLVEGTELWDGRVCVLQVTDATGGMVRLRALVSAADAGSLWDLRCLVREHLVAWIRDNRPTAMPRLRTELGDSTSNLSWQWVQPRRPARRLSDTEAPDDARVFGGSDDGDARSEAFVGPEETRP; from the coding sequence GTGCAGAACTATCTCGAAACGGCCGTCGCCGCGCTCGTCGCGGCGGCGGTCGCTCTCTTCCTGGTCGAGGTCGTCCACCGGATGACCCGGCGGTTCGGCCGCCGGTCACTGCTGCTGACCGAGTTGACCGACCACGCACACCGCCCGTTCCAGGTCGCCGCGACGGTCCTGGCCGTGCAGTTCGCCGTCCGCTTCAGCACCGGCTACGCGGTCGGCGAGAGCTGGCGGCGGTTGCTGCTGCACCTGCTCATCCTCGGCGTCATCGCCACCATGGCCTGGTTGGTCGCCGGTCTGCTGATCGTCGTGGAGGACACCGCACTGGCCCGGTTCCGGGTCGACGTACCGGACAATCGGCACGCCCGACGCGTCCGGACCCAGGTGGTGATGCTGCGCCGACTGACCATCGCGGTGATCGTCATCCTGACCGTGGGCGTGATGCTGATGACGTTCCCCAGCGTGCGGGGCATCGGCGCCGGCGTGCTGACCTCGGCCGGTGTGTTCGGTGTGGTGGCCGCGCTCGCCGCGCAGAGCCTGCTCGGCAACGTCTTCGCCGGCCTCCAGCTCGCCTTCAGCGACGCCGTCCGGCTCGACGACGTGGTCGTCGTCGAGGGGGAGTGGGGTCGCATCGAGGAGCTGACCCTCAGCTACGTCGTGGTGCAGATCTGGGACGACCGACGGCTGATCCTGCCCACCTCGTACTTCACCAGCAAGCCGTTCCAGAACTGGACCCGGACGGAGGCGGCGGTGCTCGGCACCGCCGAGTTCGACGTGGACTGGGCGGTGCCGGTGCAGACCATGCGCGAGGAGCTGCGCCGCCTCGTCGAGGGCACCGAGCTGTGGGACGGGCGGGTCTGCGTCCTCCAGGTCACCGACGCCACCGGCGGGATGGTGCGGTTGCGCGCGCTGGTCAGCGCCGCCGACGCGGGCAGTCTGTGGGACCTGCGCTGCCTCGTCCGGGAGCACCTGGTCGCCTGGATCCGGGACAACCGCCCGACCGCGATGCCCCGGCTGCGCACCGAGCTGGGCGACTCCACCAGCAACCTGTCCTGGCAGTGGGTGCAGCCGAGGCGGCCGGCACGCCGCCTGTCCGACACCGAGGCGCCCGACGACGCCCGTGTCTTCGGCGGTAGCGACGACGGCGACGCCCGCAGCGAAGCCTTCGTCGGCCCCGAGGAGACCCGCCCCTGA
- a CDS encoding DUF1206 domain-containing protein: MSLTRSAEATASRTADSRWLEVLARAGFIGYGIVHLLFAWLALQIAFGTSSDDGDQSGALRTLSAQPLGKFLVIAVAVGLLAMAIWQALEAAVGHRAERGKERVMERLASAGRTIVYLYFAWTAFKVFSDAGSNSADKQEALTGKLMTSSGGRWLVGLAGLVVAAIGIGLVIYGARKKFEKHLKTGEMSPKTRQLARRLGMAGYVAKGVAYGIAGLLVIVAAVNYDPEKARGLDAALHTLREQSYGTFLLTLVALGIAAFGVYCFLQSRYRKV; encoded by the coding sequence ATGTCACTCACCCGTAGCGCCGAAGCCACCGCCTCCCGAACGGCGGACAGCCGGTGGCTGGAAGTTCTCGCCCGGGCCGGCTTCATCGGCTACGGCATCGTCCACCTCCTCTTCGCCTGGTTGGCGTTGCAGATCGCGTTCGGCACGTCGTCCGACGACGGCGACCAGTCCGGCGCGCTGCGCACCCTCTCCGCACAGCCCCTCGGCAAGTTCCTGGTCATCGCCGTCGCGGTCGGCCTGCTCGCGATGGCGATCTGGCAGGCGCTGGAGGCGGCGGTCGGGCACCGCGCCGAGCGCGGCAAGGAGCGGGTCATGGAACGGCTCGCCTCGGCCGGCCGGACCATCGTCTACCTCTACTTCGCCTGGACCGCCTTCAAGGTCTTCTCCGACGCCGGGTCGAACAGCGCCGACAAGCAGGAGGCGTTGACCGGCAAGCTGATGACCTCCAGCGGTGGCCGCTGGCTGGTCGGCCTGGCCGGGCTGGTCGTCGCCGCGATCGGCATCGGTCTGGTGATCTACGGTGCCCGGAAGAAGTTCGAGAAGCACCTCAAGACCGGCGAGATGAGCCCGAAGACCCGCCAGCTCGCCCGCCGGCTGGGCATGGCCGGATACGTCGCCAAGGGCGTCGCGTACGGCATCGCCGGTCTGCTGGTCATCGTGGCTGCGGTGAACTACGACCCGGAGAAGGCCCGTGGTCTGGACGCCGCGCTGCACACCCTGCGTGAGCAGTCGTACGGCACGTTCCTGCTGACCCTTGTCGCCCTGGGCATCGCCGCCTTCGGTGTCTACTGCTTCCTCCAGTCCCGGTACCGCAAGGTCTGA